AGCCTAAACAACATGTAGAATGTCTAGTGGTACGTCTTCCATCTAAAAAGTTAAATTGGGCGAATTAATTGCCTGTCTAACCAACGCATGGGCTACATTATTTTCTTGATGGCGAACACATACAAAACTAATGCGAAAGAGAGAAACTAGAAGTTTTACATCTTGAATTAAATGCCCATGTAGAGCTATGAAAACTTggaatttaattaatcaaagaGGCTAAATCAGCCTAAACAACATGTAGAATGTCTAGTGGTACGTCTTCCATCCAAAAAGTTAAATTGGGTGAATTAATTGCCTGTCTAACCAACACATGGGCTACATTATTTTCTTGATGGCGAACACATACAAAACTAACGCGAGAGAAGAGAGAAACTAGAAGTTTTACCTCTTGAATTAAATGCCCATGTAAAGCTAAAGAAGGTTCATGACTTGTAAGGTCCTTGAAGATAATGTTCGAGTCCCCCTAAAAAATAGCTTGAATGATGCTTATCTCCAAAGCAAATTCTATAACTATTCTAATTGCCAAAGCTTCAACTTGAGCAACCGTAGCTGGGAGGGTGATTTGTTGCAATAGAAAGGCCATGACAGCTCCCTTTGAGTTGCATATCACTACTCCAATTCCAGCTGTATCCTGCTTTGAAAAAATTGATCCGTCATAGTTCACCTTGAATCCATCTAGGTCTAGAGGTTTCCACCTACTTTGTTGTATGTATTGGGTAAATGAAgggtttcaaaatttgaaacttgaaagctcCTATTAAATTACTTTAGCTAGGCTTGTGCATGTTATTAGTCATTACACAACTGATATAAAATGCAACCTCCAACTCTTATACATGTTTGTTTGGGATGCATTTATAAgtcaacttatttatttatttattttttttactatttgtgGGCCTCATGTGAGACgcttacttattttatttaattttacttttttttttactattcgtCAGTCCCACATAAGTCacttacttattttatttaatttttacattttatctatggtactttcaacaaaatgaCTTATAAGCTGTTTTCAAATAAACACTAAATatggaaattaaattttagcTAGCCATTAACTCCTTtgtaaatatgaaaattaaattttagctACGCATTAACTACTACAATATAATAGggtataatttattaattttgccGCATTTTTTCAACCAATCCCATTTCCATATAGCTAAGATGGGACCATTGTATTTCAAGTTCCAACATAACTACTAAACTATATGAGTTTCAGTTCTTTCTacatttacaaattttattaaaattttgattttgatgtgGTTGATAGTGAGTGATAGCCTATAATTTTCATatgaaattcataattttttctcCATCACTCATAATCGATGACATAAGAATTGTGGCACCAAATTTGTGTTCACATACTCTCCGTAAGtgtattttttatgtgaaattttCATATACGTCTAACTCTCCCTCACTAACATATGGGTTCCACTGGTGTTTTACCCACAAGTGAGAGAGATGCTTTACTCGAGCTTAAGAGATGCCTTATCTTGTTTTTACCcttgaattattatttatttcttaaaagaaaaccTAGTTTAGAGCAATTTCATCAGTcattgcaaaatacaaaaagtacaaaaaaattacataacatAGCACAAAAAACACTTGCATCAAACCACGTAAAACTTTGTAAATATCTAAacttgctacagtaaccgtgcatactGTAGCTTTGcatcttattattttattaattttccaatttggctcatttttttttctttctctttctctctctctcttctccctttGAAACGAACTCAACTTCTTTTCTTCTccctcatcttctttttcctatgTTATAGAGCAACACACCCACAAGGACAATCCAACATAGagacacacaaacacacccacacagaCAAACCAATAGATAGCTTATGGATTGGTGGTGCAGGCGGAGATGCCGTTTGTGGGTCAACGGAAGTGGATCGGTGGTGGAGATCAGCATTTCTAGGTCAATTGGATCGGTGGATCGGTGCTTATGGAAGAGATCACTGCTTGTGGAGGAGATTGGTCATTGTGATAAAGAAGGAAATCTGACTGTGAGAGCGTGAGAAACAGAGAAAGCGTGAGAGACAGAATCCAGTTTGAGATTGAGAGATTAATGGCCtgtttgaaagtttaaaaaaggaAGGGGAGCagagtagagggagggagagtaattcaattactttgtttgaaaattttttaaggaaggaggggaAGGAGTTTAgaggggtttggaggggtttcaaccacctctaacccctcatttttaattcctccaaattggagagatttgaagggagagtagagtagataaattattgactagataaatttctcaatttaccatttctaaattaataataaaccaatattgcaagtccattttcaaataggagtaaatttgtctattttaatcatttcctctcctctccatcctaatttttaaaacatccaaataaggggaAGGGCTAATTACTCTATTCCctcttactaattttaaaaacatcaaaaCAAGGTGAAGGGGAACCATtctcctctactctcctccccactactctcttCTACTCTCCTCATTTTCTAAACTTTCAAACAGGCcataaagagaaagagagaaagtgagagtgTGAGAGGCAAAATATAAGTTTGAGAGATAAAAGAGattgagagaaaaatataaaagatagagagataatgacaaaaaataaaaagataaaattaaaaaaaaaaatgaattaaataattatttaaataaaattgggtGTATAATAGAGTGgatgttttataaaaataattatgtaaaaaaaaaaaagatttttattataaaatagaaggaaaattttGGACCTATCGGTGCGGATGGTCTTTAGATCGGGCTGGCCCTGGTCCCCCTCCCCCCttcccccccctttttttttcagtacttgtatgtttttatttagtaccacgaaattcttaaaaaataaaaataatataataaaactaataaaaggatgaaaaaaaaaaagttaatgtcAATACTCAAAAGCCAATAGATTCTAAGGACGATAACCAATTTAAACGTGTACCGTTAGATTGTTTTGCAAGTCCACATCATCCACTTATTATTCACATCAAACGGCTCCAAATCCAAGGCAAACAATCACCTTAATTACATCTACACTTTTTCTCTCACATAATTGACGCACTCAACGTACTAGTCCTCATAAATCTAATCTCTCTCACTTTCTTcgctccttcttcttctccacaATCGTACCGGGTCTATCTCGGTCGTATCggactacccaaaaaaaaaaccccgaAACACCATGGCCGAAACACAGCCTGAGTCCCAGACTTCGACTGAGTCTGTGACCGACACTGAAGCCTCACAGTACTGGTGCTACAGCTGCGAAAAACGCGTCACCGTCGAAACCCTAAATAACGTGCCAATTTGCAACGAGTGCAAGGACGGTTTCGTCGAATCGCTTCCTGCCACGTTGCCCTCTCCATCGACTCCGCCTTCTGGAGAGTCCGATCAGGTCGATGATCCAACCTTCGGCTCTCAATTCCTTCAGGTTCTCCGCTTGATGGCGCAGGCCGCGCGTGACGAGGACGCGCCTCCGCCTCCTCCTCGCGACCATTCGCCTGACGACGATTTCCTCAGGATTGAGCTTGATGGATGGTATAACGATGAAGAGGATGAAGATCCGAACAGCACCGAGTTTCAGAACCacgaggaagaggaagaggaaggaaatgaagatgaagatgaggaCGAAGATCGCTCATCTGATAACGAGGACCAAGAGAATCGAGATCggcaagagagagaggaagatgaTGAAATACAACGGCAAAGGCGGCGTGATCTGCTTCGGCTTCGGATCCAGGACGTTATGCCTCGGGCACGGAGCGGCCGTAACCGGATCTTGGATTGGGCCGAGATTCTCATGGGCCTGGAGGACACCTCTATCGAATTCCGCCTCGAAGTCCCTGATTCGGACCGGTACGTCGGCAATCCTGAAGATTACGTCGACGCCGAGGGCTACGAGGCGTTACTGCAAGCCTTAGCGGAGAACGATATCGGCGCAAGAAGAGGCGCGCCGCCTGCTTCAAAATCGGCCGTCTCGGCTTTACCGACGGTGGTGATTGCGTCGGAGATGGAGGCTTCAGTCTGCGCTATATGTAAGGACATGGTCAATATTGGCGAAACCGCCACTAAATTGCCGTGTGGTCATGATTACCACGGCGATTGCATCGTGCCTTGGCTCGGCTCCCGGAATTCTTGCCCGGTTTGTAGGTTTGAGCTTCCTACGGATGATCCCGAATACGAAGAGGAGAGGAAGAAGACGGCGAAGGCAAGTGCCGGTGGAGCTTCCGGTTCTGGCCGAAATAATTCCGTTTTGGATTGATTATCAAATCGAATCggtatgcttttttttttttcttttttctttttttaatgtgcaTTTTAAAGTTGCTTATGAACTTTTGGATGTTTGTTTGGTAGTGGGATTAGATTTGAAATATGTTTCCATTTTCTTCTgaatgtaaataatatttactcAGTTTGgtcttgtttatttttcaatgtcATACCCTCTGAGAATATTAGCACTTTGCttagtttatttgttgaatACTAGTGGAAATAGTCTTTAAACTTTGGCATTCGCTCGGTCTCAATGTAAACCAATGAATTTTTGAACTGTTTTTTGTTTCATTCACACATGGGTACCATCTGTAAAAGGCAAAAAGAGTTGGGTGAGTGGAGAGAAACTTTTAAACAAATACCAGTGTATATTCTCTATTAGCATGGTTTCTTGGATTTGTCGTTAGTTACTTAGTTTTGGATGATGGCAATTCCCTTTTGAGATTTTTGCCTGCCCCAACTATCAGTCATGTTTAGTATAGCTTTTtcctattctttttcttaactttttcaTGTTTAGGCCAAAGCAGATTTGCTTGCGTTTTCGTATCTTGAAGTGGCCTCTGATTAGATTCCAGCCTTTGCATAATTATATTTGGGACCCTAAAACCTTTGAGCCATATGCCTTTACCAGTGTGATCTCGTGCTTTTGGTTGTCTCTTAGTTATCATTTGATAATATGCAAGTTTCTGTAACCACTCTCTCAATACCAGGAAAGAAAAATGAGCGTTTTTGAATGTGTGTTCTTGTGTAAGAAATccgaaaagggaaaaaataaatatgagtGTATATATTATAAACTTGCATGGCTGCTCTTGGGTTAAACCTCACAGACAAAAGTTGTTTTAACTGTCAGTAGTAGCAACACAGGCACAAACTAGATTATACGTATAAGCAGTGTTCTT
This DNA window, taken from Quercus robur chromosome 2, dhQueRobu3.1, whole genome shotgun sequence, encodes the following:
- the LOC126712423 gene encoding E3 ubiquitin-protein ligase CIP8, yielding MAETQPESQTSTESVTDTEASQYWCYSCEKRVTVETLNNVPICNECKDGFVESLPATLPSPSTPPSGESDQVDDPTFGSQFLQVLRLMAQAARDEDAPPPPPRDHSPDDDFLRIELDGWYNDEEDEDPNSTEFQNHEEEEEEGNEDEDEDEDRSSDNEDQENRDRQEREEDDEIQRQRRRDLLRLRIQDVMPRARSGRNRILDWAEILMGLEDTSIEFRLEVPDSDRYVGNPEDYVDAEGYEALLQALAENDIGARRGAPPASKSAVSALPTVVIASEMEASVCAICKDMVNIGETATKLPCGHDYHGDCIVPWLGSRNSCPVCRFELPTDDPEYEEERKKTAKASAGGASGSGRNNSVLD